The DNA segment CATCTGGAGCGCATGCTCTCAGCTCTTGAAGAGGGTGATTTTTTGCGCGCAAAATTACACCAGGAGGAATTAGACGCTGAAATGGGAGAGGTATTTGCAATCCGCCAGGTAACCAATTGGAAGTAATGCCCCGTTTTCATTAAAGATAATGGCCGGGAGCAGTCCTGATGATTCAAGGGAGGCGGTTAGCAGCGGCCTGTTCCATCGTGCATGACGGCTGCTCTTAAAGCCATAAGAAGGACGCGTTTCTTTAACTGGAGACGGCTCATATGGCGAAACTTCGAAAGCCAACCAAAGAACCACACTCATCGCATTCTATCCTGTCCGATTTTATCCTTGGCTCGCAGGACGGTCTGGTAAATGTTCTTGGCATCTTGCTTGGAATCTCGGCAGCAACAAGCGATGTCAAGATTCTCTTTGTCGCCGCATTTGCGGCCCTTGGCGCCGAATCGATATCAATGGGTGCAGTCGCATTTACGTCGACGCTTGTAAGACGCAAGCAGTACCTCAAGGAAGTAGAACGCGAAACAAAGGAGATGAAAGAAATTCCTGCTGATGAACTTGAAGAAGTCCGCGGCATATTACGCAATTGGGGATACCAAGGAGAGAGCTTGGAAACTATGGCAAATTACATCAAGGCTAACCCCAAGGCGATGCTGGAATTTATGATGTCGTTTGAACTCAAGCTTGCTCCAGTTGCCCAGAGCGAAGCAGCGCGGAGTTTCGTGATTGTGCTCTCCTCAACCGTATTTGGATCACTTATTCCTCTGGTGCCCTATTTTTTTGTAAGTTCCTCGACCATCTGGGTAGGTACGATAGCATCCGTAGTCCTGAGTGGGGCGGTTCTTTTTGGCATAGGCGCGTATGAGGCAAAGACGACTGTTGGTTCCGTATGGAAAAGCGGCCTGCAGATGACGCTTATCGGACTCGGGGCAGGATTGGCCGGCTACATGATTGGCCGATTGATAGGGGCGGCTCCATCCCTATAGACGGTCAAAATATAGCATGGTTTCTGGCAAGCGCGCTGGAGGTGGATTTTCAAGCCACAAGCATCAGGCCTGTTAGTTCCCTTTGTTACATCCCTTTGTTAATCAGTGGTTTTAAGCCTGCACTGGCTAGATAATGCATGAACACATGGAAGCCTGTCAGCATTGCTTTCATGATAATCGGCGGTATTGGCATCATAGTGAGCCTTAACCTGGTGACTCATGCCATCCTTAGGAACAATCAGCAGACAGTTCTCTCAAGCCTTGTTTTTGGCCTGATCTCAGCCGGCTGCAGCGGAGTGCTGTTCATGCTGGGATTCATGTCAGAGCGGCGAAAGCAGGAACAGTTTGCCTAGGCATAGGCGATTGTATTCCCAAATAATAACAGCGGGGTCACAATCTCATCCAGTGAGGAAAAGTCTGCATCCGCCTAAGCACAGCTGATTTATTTGGTTTGTCCAAGCGGTAAATGAGACGTATGATTCTCTGGACCTTATGTACAAGTTCTAGTAACTTGACGGCCCAGCCAGCATTACTAATCCAGTGTTCTGCTAGAAATTAGGGTACCTCTCTATATGGAAATTTGCCGTATGGGACACGTGCCAGCCAGCGCAGTGAAATTGCAATGACCGAACTGAACAGGGTTGCGGTAGTCACCGGCTCGACCAAGGGAATCGGACGGGCGATCGCCGTGGCTCTCGCCAGGTCCAAAGAATATTCAGCTGTCGTAATTAACGGCAGAAAGCCTGAGGAAGTGCTTGCCGCAACTGAAGAGATAAAGGCACTTGGATGCGATTCAATCGGCATTCAGGCTGACGTCTCTAAGGAAATTGATTGTGTCAAACTAATCGCGGAGGCAGCGCACCGATTTGGGAGAATCGACGTGCTTGTCAATAACGCCGGAATCCAGAAGGAAATGCCATTTGCACAGACGACCTTTGACGAGTGGTACAAGATCCTCGCCGTCGACCTGACCGGGCCGTTTATCTGCAGCAGGGAGGCAGTCAGGTACATGCAAAAGCAGGAGCCGAAGGGAGGCGTCATCATAAACATTTCATCCGTCCACCAGACTATACCAAAGCCCTATTACGTTCCTTACTCGACGTCAAAGGCAGGCATAGATATGATGAGCAGGACGATGGCACTAGAGCTGGCTCGGGACAACATCCGCGTCAACGTCGTGGCTCCCGGGGCAATCGCAACCGAAATGAACAAAGAGCTTGACAATAACCCGAAAGAGTTGCAGAAGGTCCTGGACAGAATTCCCCTAGGCAGAATAGGGACACCTGAAGAAGTTGCCAACGTTGTCGAGTTCCTGGCCTCGGGCAAGGCGTCGTACATCACCGGGGCGTCATTTTTTGTCGACGGTGGGATGACTCTATATCCGAGCTTTGGAGTCTCTGGCGCAAACGAGACACAGGCCGCCTAGTCAGGCATTTCTGGACTCTGGATCTGGCCCCGGATACTCGAATAAATGTCGGCGATGGCCACCCTGACAGCGCATATCCCGGTTCTGAAGGGAAACGCACCATTTCCCGCGCCCGTCGTCGGGTCAACCCATTCGTAGAATGATAGCATGTGCAAATGACTTTCGGTGGCGAGTGTTGAAAGCAATTCATCGCACTCGGCGACCCTGTCAAAGCGGCTGCGGGCAAGCATCTCGATTCCCGTACTCCATGGCCAGAATGTGTGGTTGTGGTACTGGTGAGGCTGCAGCACCCAGGGCCCGGAGATTTTCAAATCAACCTCTGTCACTAGTGGCCACTTGCCATCCCACAGCCTGTTCTTCATTGCGTCCAGCGCCCGTTGGGCCCTGCCTGCCTGATCAGGGGGAGCTTTGTCCTGCAAATTTTGGCCGTCGATGTTATCCCTGGCCGTACCGTCGGTGATTGCAACAAGATAAAGTGCGACGTCCTGCGTTAACGTCCTATACGCGGCACCGAGATGGTGCGACTCCTGTATATCGATATAGCATCCGTCCTCCTCGGACCACAAGTATTTTTCCACTCCTCCAATTGCCTTGCGGGATATCTCCAACAGCCTCTCCGCCTCGCGCCGCCTCTGCATTTTATCAAGCAGCCTCGCAAGGCTTCGCAGCGCCATTATCCAGCAAGCCTGGCTGTAAACGATTTTGCCCGTCCGCAGCACCGTGTCCATCCAGTCCTCGTTGTGGTTCTGTTCAAGCAGCCCGTCGCCGTCCCTGTCCCGTGTAAGCAAATAGTCTACTGCCCGCATCATCTTGGGCACGAGAAATTCAGCCGCTCTGACACAGTCGGTGATCCCAAGTTTCTGCTCAAGAGAAAACACATAGTCTGCCGAGCTCTCGGACGCGACAATGGGAGTTGTCAGGGGACCCTTGCTGCCAGAATCCTCCTCAAGTCCCCGGCGCAGGATCTTCGAAGTGGTCGAAATCATTAGAGCCGTCGAGTCGATGTCCGGGTTCTGGGCATAGACCTCCGTGAATCCTATCTGGTAAATCGTGGTCGGGAGCGCGCCGGCAAATTCTTCCTGCTTGTCATCTTTTGCCTCCTCCGAGAGAAATTGCATCTCAGGCGACCCGCGCCCGTAGATAATCTTCTCCCTACCAGGTTCTATCTGGTGCAACCAAATGAGATTTAGCTGCTGAAGGGCGGCTGCCATATTTCCCGAAAGAGACCAGTCCCGCAGTATGTAGGCCGCGTCGCGGCACCAGATCGCCTGGTAATAGCCGCCCGGATTGAGCCCCTGGAGCGAATGCTCCCTCGTTTTTTGCAAGAAAGTATCAGCTTTCGATATGAAGGAGGTCCATTGCCCCGGCTTGGGATCTGGTATCAAAAGCGCTGTCCTATTCCAAGGATATTCCCGCTTTGGTATTATGGATTACAATATTGCGCGAAACCCATTTGGGCGATGTCCGCGTCTTGGATGCATGCAACGGGAAGGTGTTTTTGCTGGTATCTGCTAGCGGACAGAAGGTGCCGGGGCGGCTGAAATGCAGGTCGTGCGGCCTCGAATTTGACAGTCTGGGAGACCTGCAGAAGCACATCCTGACGGAACATCACCAAAAAGGAGACATACCGTAGCAGCGATTCGGGGTTAATGATAATGAGGACGCAGGGAAAGCAGGCTGCAGTTCAAATCTTGCTCACCCTGCTTGTCGCTTCTTGAAGTCAAGATGCCCAAGATGAACGGTCTTACTGTTTACGAAAAAATACGCAAACATGACCCGCGGGTAAAGGTGTGTTGTCTGACTGCATTTGGCCCCGAATATTACAAAGTTCAAGGTCAGGTATTCCTGCCTTGACGTAAGCGCTTCACGCAGCATCTGCCGAATAAAAAGTGGCAAACACCATTAAAGCTATTAGCACAATATGACAAATGTCATTGCAATAATATCCCAGTAATCAATAAAAGCAAAGTTCCTCGCCCAGCACGTCTCTGAATGCGGGTGAAATGATTACAATGAATCAGCGAGCAACGCGTTAATGCGTGAAACTATCTCCTCGTGATCGTGCTGCTGTAATACCTGCACGGCAAGCACGCCCTGGATGCCGTGGTCCGAAAGGAGAAAAAAGAATAAATCAGCGTTTTGAAAGTGCAGCGTGAAATACCTTGCTTGTCCGAAAAAGTCAGAATTTCCAATCATGATATTCGCAATGAGCGTTGCCTGGAAAAACATTTTTTCAAATCTGTCGTCGTTTGGGACTGCCACGCCAGGCCTTGCATCCATAGCAACAAGTTTGTTGTCAACAATAATTCCTGCACCCGCGATGGTCTCGGAGAGGTGGCAGACGGCCTTACAGACTTCGAAAGTGTTCATCCGTTATTTGTCTGACTGACCAGACGATTGTATAATCGTAATCGTGGAAGCGGCTGACCATCATTGTGCTCGTCCTTTAATGGACAATTATGCTGAGTGCTCGTCGCGATGCTGCTCGCCCTGAATCCCAGAAAAGGCACTGTCGCATTTTCCGAATAGCCGTCCTATGGCGACAAGGATAGATCTCTCTTCACCCGTTGATCTGCGTCCTGAAGTACGGCGCATCGCGCCTTTGTCGTCTGTTTAGCAGCTGCTTTTCAGGCCGACAAGGAGGCGGGGGTGCTCGGCGGCAATGTGTTGTCGCATCTCGCTAATCACATTGCTGGAAAACGGGCAGCCAGTCGATAAGCAATTGTATTTTTCCATCGCGGGGTTATTGATGCGGAGATAATTATCAATGATGGAAAAATCTGCAAGAGCATTAAGCAAGCCGATTTCCGGAATCGAAATGATAAGGAGGACAACGTTCGGATGAGAGGCTTTAGCATGGCCGACAAAAACCTGCCATGCCGCGGCGTAGCCCGTCAGCATGGCTGTAGGAACCAAAGTAGACCTCATTTAGTGAAAATCAGAGCACGACGGCATAATACCGTACTATTATCTTTCGTTGTGATTATATAATGTGATATTTCTCAGTGTGATGATTTTCGCGAATTGGAAGAGGAGAAAGAACCCCGAACGGTCAGCCTGCCTTGTGGCTGCAGGATACTCTGGGACGATGCAAATACGGCTGTAGCATTTTGCACGGGCCATTCTTCAGAATATCAGGGGGCCAAGAACGCGTATTGCCCCGAAGCCTTCTTCATGAGGTATAGCCGGGGTCTTCGCGGAATAAACACATTTTCAGACGAGCTAAAGTCACGGCTGCGATAGTCATCCCGTTCTTCGCAAGGCAACAAAGGCTGACGAGTCCTTTCAGCGGCTGAGGATTCTGATAATGTTGCTAGTTAGCGGGTCTTGAGTGCAGAAGCGCCGCAAACTGCCTAACCGACGGAAATGTAACGCCTTGGCTGATAAATGTATAATTATTTTGTTTCAACAACCTTAAATGAGAAGATTTTTCTTCTCGAAATATGCGAGTAAAATCTAATACAAAATTCTCCGACATTCGATTAGTTATATCTGCTACCTCCTGCGTCGCTTTATTGTTCTGTACGATGTCCGGCTCTTTTGCCGCTCAGCCCAAGGGCTTGATAGTGCCCCTCTACAACTATGATGCTAATATTGACGGCCTTATCGCGGCCAAGCAGCACTACCCGTCAGTGGACATCATAGCAATCCTCAACCCGGATAGCGGACCGGGTGACGCCAAAGATGATCACTGGACCGGTGTCGTCGGGAAGCTTCACGCCGCTCACATACGGGTCGTCGGATATGTCGACACAGCTTACGCGGGTGTATCTCAATCAGACGCCGACAGCAGGATAGACATGTATTACAACTGGTATGGAGTGGACGGAATATTCTTTGACGACGCCACACCAGACAACCACGACTATTACCAGGCTTTGACACATCATGCAAAGACTGGCGCGCCGGGCAAGCTCTCAATAATCAATCCCGGAGCAGCCGTCCCCGGAGAGTACGCCGACGCGGCAGACATTGTAATTGTGTATGAAAACGACGCGGTTCCATCGGGAATCGAAACTAGCGGATTGCCAAGCTCGCACGTTGGAGTGCTTGTTCACGGCACAGACGACTCGGGAAGCGTCTTTGACGCCGTGAAGGATTCAGCCGGCTACGTCTACACCTCGCCTGACTGGGGCTCTGTCGCACCTGATATTGTCGACCAAGCAAAACGCATGAGCTAGGGCGATATGATTCCAGCCCGCACGCAAGTCCCTGCTGAAACTAT comes from the Nitrososphaera sp. genome and includes:
- a CDS encoding glucose 1-dehydrogenase, with product MTELNRVAVVTGSTKGIGRAIAVALARSKEYSAVVINGRKPEEVLAATEEIKALGCDSIGIQADVSKEIDCVKLIAEAAHRFGRIDVLVNNAGIQKEMPFAQTTFDEWYKILAVDLTGPFICSREAVRYMQKQEPKGGVIINISSVHQTIPKPYYVPYSTSKAGIDMMSRTMALELARDNIRVNVVAPGAIATEMNKELDNNPKELQKVLDRIPLGRIGTPEEVANVVEFLASGKASYITGASFFVDGGMTLYPSFGVSGANETQAA
- a CDS encoding VIT1/CCC1 transporter family protein; translation: MAKLRKPTKEPHSSHSILSDFILGSQDGLVNVLGILLGISAATSDVKILFVAAFAALGAESISMGAVAFTSTLVRRKQYLKEVERETKEMKEIPADELEEVRGILRNWGYQGESLETMANYIKANPKAMLEFMMSFELKLAPVAQSEAARSFVIVLSSTVFGSLIPLVPYFFVSSSTIWVGTIASVVLSGAVLFGIGAYEAKTTVGSVWKSGLQMTLIGLGAGLAGYMIGRLIGAAPSL
- a CDS encoding GH116 family glycosyl hydrolase, coding for MQKTREHSLQGLNPGGYYQAIWCRDAAYILRDWSLSGNMAAALQQLNLIWLHQIEPGREKIIYGRGSPEMQFLSEEAKDDKQEEFAGALPTTIYQIGFTEVYAQNPDIDSTALMISTTSKILRRGLEEDSGSKGPLTTPIVASESSADYVFSLEQKLGITDCVRAAEFLVPKMMRAVDYLLTRDRDGDGLLEQNHNEDWMDTVLRTGKIVYSQACWIMALRSLARLLDKMQRRREAERLLEISRKAIGGVEKYLWSEEDGCYIDIQESHHLGAAYRTLTQDVALYLVAITDGTARDNIDGQNLQDKAPPDQAGRAQRALDAMKNRLWDGKWPLVTEVDLKISGPWVLQPHQYHNHTFWPWSTGIEMLARSRFDRVAECDELLSTLATESHLHMLSFYEWVDPTTGAGNGAFPFRTGICAVRVAIADIYSSIRGQIQSPEMPD
- a CDS encoding spherulation-specific family 4 protein; translation: MSGSFAAQPKGLIVPLYNYDANIDGLIAAKQHYPSVDIIAILNPDSGPGDAKDDHWTGVVGKLHAAHIRVVGYVDTAYAGVSQSDADSRIDMYYNWYGVDGIFFDDATPDNHDYYQALTHHAKTGAPGKLSIINPGAAVPGEYADAADIVIVYENDAVPSGIETSGLPSSHVGVLVHGTDDSGSVFDAVKDSAGYVYTSPDWGSVAPDIVDQAKRMS